The genomic interval GCCAAGAATGTTGATTCTCGTGGCTATTAGGAATAGACGCGATCGCTCCCTCAAGTTTGCGCTACCTCATATTTCCCCAACCAATAACGCTATATAGTTTGAGCTGTAAATGACTCCTACACCTCACAGGAGGTTAGCGATGAGGATTTTTGTGGCAGGAGCAACGGGAGCAATTGGTCGTCCACTGCTAGCCCAGTTATTGGCTAAAGGTCATCAGGTGGTAGCACTGACCCGCTCTCCAGAGAAAGCGAAAGCTTTAGTCCAACAGGGTGTTGAACCTGCGATCGCAGATGTATTTGATCCCGATGCCGTCAAAGCAGCGGTTAGCCATGCCCAACCCGATGTCGTAATTGAACAACTCACGGCCTATCCCAAAACCTATACCCGTGAATCAATGAGTGCCGCCGCTGCCCTGAACACCCGCATTCGCCTGGAAGGGGGTGCCAATGTGTTGGCTGCCGCGCAGACAGCAGGTGTGCGGCGTTATCTGAGGCAGTCGATTGGGTTCTGGGCAATTCCGGGGACTGGCTTAGCAGACGAGGAGACTCCTCTCTCATTGGATGCTTCACCCGCAGTTGCCGCCGATGCCAAGATTGTGACTGAAATTGAGCGCCGCCTGCTGACAACCCCCAACATAGAAGGGATCGCCCTACGCTACGGCTTCTTTTACGGGCCAGGTACGTGGTTTCATCCTGATGGCGATGTGGCAAACCAGGTACGCCAACAGCAGTTCCCAATCGTCGG from Kovacikia minuta CCNUW1 carries:
- a CDS encoding NAD-dependent epimerase/dehydratase family protein, whose product is MRIFVAGATGAIGRPLLAQLLAKGHQVVALTRSPEKAKALVQQGVEPAIADVFDPDAVKAAVSHAQPDVVIEQLTAYPKTYTRESMSAAAALNTRIRLEGGANVLAAAQTAGVRRYLRQSIGFWAIPGTGLADEETPLSLDASPAVAADAKIVTEIERRLLTTPNIEGIALRYGFFYGPGTWFHPDGDVANQVRQQQFPIVGKGEGVWSWLHIEDAAIATVAAAERGNPGIYLIADDHPLAVRNWLPAFARWLDAPPPPQVSVAEALQYAGADAVYYGTQMRGMSNAKAKRELNFQPRSLEWLIGSAVAHTH